The Lentisphaera araneosa HTCC2155 genome has a segment encoding these proteins:
- a CDS encoding sulfatase family protein produces the protein MSKPNVLWLMSDQHNANCTGYAGNPNVKTPNLDDLANEGVEFEQGFCNNPICSPSRLSFITGLYTNNHGYLGNRNNDVTTPNPNTLSSLFRRFGYQTGLVGKSHMITGWDKEGFEYIRYTDMCDADDNDPHTCHYFDYLAQRGLADHYEEGSPKEGQQTLDGSQPASLPYKHSIEHYTGNKSLEFLENRDQDRPFFLKMSFQRPHDPITPAPEDFDMYNPEDIVLPESISDLFENKFVGKPQFMQDYVANPGDYPMCVADEAKLKRALASYYALITKIDEEIGRVIDHLKETGEYDNTIIFYTADHGDFAGEHGLFLKNLGIYESIHRIPFLLKWPGGPTGVKNKELVESVDWYATLCDLCNIQAPDNVDGRSLVPVAKGEAKGSDAIICEHHTSTAIRTKQYRLVYYRETGEGELYDRGNDPDELNNLWSHADYQSIRMDLMQQVLNYHMSYQRKTYNELDQVINKKRKHSFSALLQKEKAYYSDLIKVYETKKPWPPQAK, from the coding sequence ATGTCTAAACCAAATGTTTTATGGCTGATGAGTGATCAGCACAATGCTAATTGCACCGGTTATGCAGGTAACCCAAATGTGAAAACTCCCAATCTAGACGATTTGGCTAATGAGGGAGTAGAATTTGAACAGGGCTTTTGTAACAATCCCATTTGCAGTCCTTCTCGCCTGAGTTTTATCACTGGCTTATACACCAATAATCACGGCTATTTGGGCAATAGAAATAACGATGTTACGACTCCTAATCCTAATACTCTATCAAGCCTCTTTCGCCGTTTTGGTTACCAAACGGGACTCGTTGGCAAGAGTCACATGATTACGGGCTGGGACAAAGAGGGCTTTGAATACATTCGTTACACGGATATGTGTGATGCAGATGATAATGATCCCCATACTTGTCACTACTTCGATTACCTCGCTCAGCGTGGCCTAGCAGATCACTACGAAGAGGGTTCTCCAAAAGAAGGTCAACAGACACTCGATGGTTCACAGCCAGCTTCTTTGCCTTATAAGCATTCAATTGAGCATTACACGGGCAATAAGAGTTTGGAGTTTTTGGAAAATCGCGATCAGGATCGTCCCTTCTTTTTAAAGATGAGTTTTCAGCGTCCCCATGACCCTATTACGCCGGCTCCAGAAGATTTCGATATGTACAATCCAGAAGATATCGTTTTGCCAGAGAGTATCAGCGATTTATTTGAGAATAAGTTTGTTGGTAAACCGCAATTCATGCAAGATTATGTGGCGAATCCTGGCGACTACCCCATGTGTGTAGCGGATGAAGCCAAACTCAAACGGGCCCTGGCCAGTTATTATGCATTGATCACTAAGATTGATGAAGAAATTGGTCGCGTCATTGATCACCTCAAAGAAACGGGAGAGTACGATAACACCATCATTTTTTATACAGCCGATCACGGTGATTTTGCGGGTGAGCATGGACTCTTTTTAAAGAATCTTGGCATCTATGAATCGATTCATCGAATTCCATTTTTACTCAAATGGCCCGGCGGTCCAACAGGTGTAAAAAACAAAGAATTGGTTGAATCAGTTGATTGGTACGCGACACTATGTGATTTGTGCAATATCCAGGCTCCAGACAATGTGGATGGCCGCAGTTTAGTTCCAGTCGCTAAGGGTGAAGCCAAGGGTAGTGATGCGATTATTTGCGAACATCACACTTCTACTGCCATACGTACTAAGCAATACCGACTTGTTTACTATCGTGAGACGGGTGAGGGTGAGCTTTATGATCGCGGCAATGATCCGGATGAATTAAACAACTTGTGGTCCCATGCCGACTACCAAAGCATTCGCATGGATTTGATGCAGCAAGTACTCAATTACCATATGAGTTATCAGCGAAAAACCTATAATGAACTGGATCAAGTTATTAATAAAAAAAGAAAGCATAGTTTCTCGGCACTTTTGCAGAAAGAGAAGGCTTACTACAGCGACCTAATAAAAGTCTATGAAACAAAAAAACCTTGGCCGCCACAGGCTAAATAA